The genome window TTAGTTATGGAGTTTTATATTATAAAAACTTTGTTGATAAGAAGCAAAATGTAAGTTTATTTTATCTGCTTATCTTAACGGTTCTCAGATTTTAACCTGATATTTAAAGACACTATACGTTACTTAGGTTAACCCTCGTTGCAACTGTAATTAGTTTACAGTATGCTAGATAAAAAAATAACCTCATTTGAATGTGTTTTTATGGTAAATAAAATTAATAAAAGTAATGAAAATTTATTGAAATTAGCAGAAAAACTATCCTCAAAAGATGCAGTTATAAAAACAAGCGTGGACTGGAAGATTGTGAGTTGGAGCTTAGGCGCAGAGAAAATGTATGGCTACTCTGAGGGAGAGGTAAAGGGGCATAATTTAATAGACCTATTGCAGCCCCAAGAATTAGATGTATCACAGGAATTACGAATAAATCGTCAAAATAAAGACGTTAATTCTTATGAATCTGTTCATATCACCAAAGATGGCAAGCTAATTAATGTCCGACAAAATGTAGCTTTAATTAAAGACTTGAGTGGCAATGTTATAGAAAACTCTATCATTATTAGAAATACTACCGAACGTCGTCGTGGCGCACCAATGCCCGCAAATGAAGTAGAGCGCCTAGATGCTTTGTATCAGTATAAAATCCTTGATACTCAATCTGAAGATAATTTTGATGATTTGAC of Oculatellaceae cyanobacterium contains these proteins:
- a CDS encoding GAF domain-containing protein encodes the protein MLDKKITSFECVFMVNKINKSNENLLKLAEKLSSKDAVIKTSVDWKIVSWSLGAEKMYGYSEGEVKGHNLIDLLQPQELDVSQELRINRQNKDVNSYESVHITKDGKLINVRQNVALIKDLSGNVIENSIIIRNTTERRRGAPMPANEVERLDALYQYKILDTQSEDNFDDLTKLASYICQTPIALISLVDAERQWFKSKIGLDISQTPRELAFCGYTILQNEVLHVEDTIADERFFDNPLVTTDPHIRFYAGAPLITTSGSAIGSICVLDSAPKKLNDEQLEMLKILSRMVMRELDKRKQISELKNQDLRLKK